A genomic region of Betaproteobacteria bacterium contains the following coding sequences:
- a CDS encoding riboflavin synthase gives MFTGIVQAVGRIAELKPAGQAATVTLDAGGLDLGDVAIGDSIACNGVCLTVTRLTRDGFSVDVSHETLRVTAGFTPGAVINLEKSLRLADRLGGHLVSGHVDGIGVVRTVNAVDGNRELTIAFPRELARYFARKGSVTVNGVSLTINALIADSFSINLIPHTLAATNLGELKKDSRVNMEVDLVARYVERMLGREDVR, from the coding sequence ATGTTCACCGGCATCGTGCAGGCGGTCGGACGGATCGCCGAACTGAAACCCGCCGGTCAGGCGGCGACGGTGACGCTCGATGCGGGCGGACTCGATCTCGGCGACGTTGCGATCGGCGACAGCATTGCCTGCAACGGCGTCTGCCTGACGGTGACGCGGCTGACCCGGGACGGTTTCTCGGTGGATGTTTCCCACGAGACCCTGCGAGTCACCGCCGGATTCACGCCAGGGGCCGTGATCAACCTGGAGAAGTCGCTGAGGCTGGCCGACCGTCTCGGCGGACATCTTGTCAGCGGCCATGTCGACGGCATCGGCGTGGTGCGCACGGTGAATGCGGTGGATGGCAATCGCGAACTGACGATCGCTTTTCCCCGGGAACTCGCGCGCTATTTCGCGCGGAAAGGGTCGGTGACCGTGAACGGCGTCAGCCTGACGATCAACGCGCTGATCGCCGACAGCTTTTCGATCAATCTGATTCCGCATACGCTGGCGGCAACGAATCTGGGCGAGCTGAAGAAGGACAGTCGGGTGAACATGGAAGTGGATCTGGTGGCACGTTACGTCGAGCGCATGCTCGGCCGGGAAGACGTCCGATGA
- the ribB gene encoding 3,4-dihydroxy-2-butanone-4-phosphate synthase, with protein MSTAISSTQEILADIKAGRMVVLVDEEDRENEGDLLMAAEFVTPDAVNFMAKHGRGLICLTLTEERCRQIDLPLMVGDNRSRMGTNFTLSIEAASGVTTGISAADRARTVRAAVKKDAKPEDIVQPGHIFPLMAQKGGVLVRAGHTEAGCDLAQLAGLIPAAVICEVLKDDGDMARLPDLIEFAHTHKLRIGTIADLIQHRSRTESLVERVAERDLETMHGAFRLVAYRDKSSRDTHIALVRGEVSPGRETLVRVHEPLSVADLLDAGSRSHSWNLNDALRVIAAADNGVVVLLHRTETGAELLNRLNMAEDAMAQKVDLRTYGIGAQILRDLGVTRMKLLAAPRKMPSMAGFDLEVTGYLQPKEKP; from the coding sequence ATGAGCACGGCGATCAGCAGTACCCAGGAGATTCTCGCCGACATCAAGGCCGGCAGGATGGTCGTGCTGGTTGACGAGGAAGACCGGGAAAACGAGGGCGACCTGCTGATGGCCGCGGAGTTCGTTACGCCCGATGCGGTCAATTTCATGGCCAAGCACGGGCGCGGGCTGATCTGCCTGACGCTGACCGAGGAGCGTTGCCGGCAGATCGACCTGCCCCTGATGGTCGGCGACAACCGGTCCCGCATGGGTACCAATTTCACGCTGTCGATCGAAGCCGCGAGCGGCGTGACGACCGGCATTTCGGCGGCCGATCGCGCGCGTACGGTGCGGGCGGCAGTCAAAAAAGATGCCAAGCCGGAAGACATCGTGCAGCCTGGCCATATCTTTCCGTTGATGGCGCAGAAGGGCGGCGTGCTGGTCCGCGCCGGGCACACCGAGGCCGGTTGCGACCTGGCGCAACTCGCCGGCCTGATTCCGGCGGCGGTGATCTGCGAAGTGCTGAAAGACGACGGCGACATGGCGCGCCTGCCCGACCTGATCGAATTCGCGCACACGCACAAGCTCAGGATCGGTACCATCGCCGATCTGATCCAGCATCGCAGCCGTACCGAATCGCTGGTCGAAAGAGTCGCGGAGCGCGATCTCGAGACCATGCACGGCGCCTTTCGCCTGGTTGCCTACCGCGACAAAAGCTCGCGCGACACCCACATTGCGCTGGTGAGGGGGGAAGTCTCCCCGGGACGCGAGACACTGGTTCGTGTGCACGAACCGTTGTCGGTGGCCGATCTGCTGGATGCCGGCAGCCGCAGCCATTCGTGGAATCTCAACGATGCCTTGCGCGTGATTGCGGCCGCGGACAACGGCGTGGTCGTGCTGCTCCATCGCACCGAAACCGGTGCCGAATTGCTGAATCGTTTGAACATGGCCGAGGATGCCATGGCGCAGAAAGTCGATCTGCGCACCTATGGTATCGGGGCGCAGATCCTGCGCGACCTCGGCGTAACGCGCATGAAACTTCTGGCCGCGCCGCGCAAGATGCCGAGCATGGCCGGTTTCGATCTGGAAGTGACGGGATATTTGCAACCGAAAGAGAAGCCGTGA
- a CDS encoding 6,7-dimethyl-8-ribityllumazine synthase, whose translation MATDNDIFQVKPDLDGAGLRIGIVVGRFNQDVGDGLLSACTVELGKLGVAGNDIEIVTVPGALEIPLALQKLAGTGHYDALVALGAVIRGETYHFEVVANESADGVMTVQLDTGVPIANGILTTDSDDQAAARMHEKGADCARVAVEMANLMQAIDEEQ comes from the coding sequence ATGGCAACTGACAACGACATATTTCAAGTCAAACCCGACCTCGACGGCGCAGGGCTACGCATCGGCATCGTGGTCGGTCGTTTCAACCAGGATGTCGGCGACGGCCTGCTCTCGGCTTGTACGGTGGAACTCGGCAAGCTGGGCGTAGCGGGCAACGACATCGAGATCGTGACCGTACCCGGTGCGCTGGAAATTCCCCTCGCGCTGCAGAAGCTGGCGGGTACCGGACATTACGATGCACTGGTGGCGCTCGGCGCAGTCATTCGCGGCGAGACTTATCATTTCGAAGTGGTGGCTAACGAATCGGCTGACGGCGTGATGACGGTGCAACTCGATACCGGGGTGCCGATCGCGAACGGCATCCTGACTACGGATAGCGACGACCAGGCGGCGGCCCGCATGCACGAGAAGGGCGCGGACTGCGCGCGCGTGGCCGTGGAGATGGCGAATCTGATGCAGGCAATCGATGAAGAACAGTAG